The following coding sequences lie in one Massilia sp. KIM genomic window:
- a CDS encoding TetR/AcrR family transcriptional regulator, translated as MRKGEQTRAAILDVALELASRNGLEGLTIGLLADRMNMSKSGVFAHFGSREDLQLEVVKLYHHRFEQEVFFPSIKEPRGLPRLVAMFARWIKRVSVEIASGCIYISGAVEYDDRPGPIRDQLVSMVMAWQNALLRCVRQAIEVGHLHPDTDAQQLVYEMYGLILALHHDARFLRMPGSVERARAGFDRLIENYRNPNQQQPGMQAA; from the coding sequence ATGCGCAAGGGCGAGCAGACGCGGGCAGCGATTCTGGACGTCGCGCTCGAGCTCGCAAGCCGCAACGGCCTCGAGGGCCTGACCATCGGCCTGCTGGCCGACCGCATGAACATGAGCAAGTCCGGCGTGTTCGCGCACTTCGGCTCGCGCGAAGACCTGCAGCTCGAAGTGGTCAAGCTCTACCACCACCGCTTCGAGCAGGAAGTCTTCTTCCCGAGTATCAAGGAGCCGCGCGGCCTGCCGCGCCTGGTGGCCATGTTCGCTCGCTGGATCAAGCGCGTGTCGGTCGAGATCGCCTCGGGCTGCATCTACATCAGCGGCGCGGTCGAGTACGACGACCGCCCGGGCCCGATCCGCGACCAGCTGGTCTCGATGGTCATGGCCTGGCAGAACGCGCTGCTGCGCTGCGTGCGCCAGGCGATCGAGGTCGGCCACCTGCACCCGGATACAGACGCCCAGCAGCTGGTGTACGAGATGTACGGCCTGATCCTGGCCCTGCACCACGACGCCCGCTTCCTGCGCATGCCGGGCTCGGTCGAACGCGCCCGCGCCGGCTTCGACCGTCTGATCGAGAATTACCGTAATCCCAACCAACAACAACCGGGCATGCAGGCGGCCTGA
- a CDS encoding 3-hydroxyacyl-CoA dehydrogenase/enoyl-CoA hydratase family protein, whose translation MSNFIVKKVAVLGAGVMGAQIAAHCVNAKVPVVLFDLPAKEGNKNGIVLKAIENLKKLSPAPLGNKDDAALIEVANYEDNLDVLAGCDLIIEAIAERMDWKHDLYKKVAPHIGANAIFASNTSGLSINKLAEGFDAELKSRFCGVHFFNPPRYMHLVELIPTAATRPEILDQLETFLTSTLGKGVVRAKDTPNFIANRVGIFGMLATIHEAEQFGLSVDVVDDLTGAKLGRAKSGTFRTADVVGLDTMGHVIKTMQDTLQDDPFFSLYKTPAVLAKLIEKGALGQKTGAGFYKKVGKEIQRLDFASGEYVPSGAKAADIVGRILKEKDPVKKFKAMRESTNPQAQFLWAIFRDAFHYIAFHLDSIADNARDVDFAMRWGFGWSVGPFETWQAAGWTTIAQWVKEDIEAGKALCNAPLPSWVFEAPVAEKGVHTPEGSWSASRKTYVPASDLPVYKRQQFRAPVVGATTVDPKTFGTTVFEDDSVRLWHSDDEVLVISLKTKMHVIGEGVVKGIQRGLAEAEKGYKGLVIWNTDAAEGGAFSAGADLQSALPAFMMGGAKAMEPMVRELQDTFMAMKYSNIPVVAAVAGLALGGGCELALHASKRVASIESYIGLVEVGVGLVPAGGGLKEAALRAANEAKGNDILQFLKTGFTNAATAQVSKSALEAKAMGYLKDDDVIVFNPYELLHVAKTTARAMFDAGYRAPARRTVPVTGRYGWATIRGQLVNMRDGGFISAYDYHLGDTIAEIVTGGDIDQGSVVTEQWLLDMERKAFISLLSNPKTQERIMGMMQNGKPVRN comes from the coding sequence ATGTCCAATTTCATCGTCAAGAAAGTCGCCGTGCTGGGCGCCGGCGTGATGGGCGCGCAGATCGCCGCGCACTGCGTGAACGCCAAGGTCCCGGTCGTGCTGTTCGACCTGCCTGCCAAGGAAGGCAACAAGAACGGCATCGTCCTGAAAGCCATCGAGAACCTCAAGAAGCTGTCGCCGGCCCCGCTGGGCAACAAGGACGACGCGGCCCTGATCGAAGTGGCCAACTACGAGGACAACCTCGACGTCCTGGCCGGCTGCGACCTGATCATCGAAGCCATCGCGGAGCGCATGGACTGGAAGCACGACCTGTACAAGAAGGTCGCTCCCCACATCGGCGCGAACGCCATCTTCGCCTCGAACACCTCGGGCCTGTCGATCAACAAGCTGGCCGAAGGCTTCGACGCCGAGCTCAAGTCGCGCTTCTGCGGCGTGCACTTCTTCAACCCGCCGCGCTACATGCACCTGGTCGAACTGATCCCGACCGCGGCCACCCGTCCGGAAATCCTCGACCAGCTCGAAACCTTCCTGACCTCGACCCTGGGCAAGGGCGTGGTGCGCGCCAAGGACACCCCGAACTTCATCGCCAACCGCGTCGGCATCTTCGGCATGCTGGCCACCATCCATGAAGCCGAGCAGTTCGGCCTGTCCGTGGACGTGGTCGACGACCTGACCGGCGCCAAGCTGGGCCGCGCCAAGTCGGGCACCTTCCGCACCGCCGACGTCGTGGGCCTGGACACCATGGGCCACGTGATCAAGACCATGCAGGACACCCTGCAGGACGATCCCTTCTTCAGCCTGTACAAGACCCCGGCGGTGCTGGCCAAGCTGATCGAGAAGGGCGCCCTGGGCCAGAAGACCGGCGCCGGCTTCTACAAGAAGGTCGGCAAGGAGATCCAGCGCCTTGACTTCGCCAGCGGCGAATACGTCCCGAGCGGCGCCAAGGCCGCCGACATCGTCGGCCGCATCCTGAAGGAAAAGGACCCGGTCAAGAAGTTCAAGGCCATGCGCGAATCGACCAACCCGCAGGCCCAGTTCCTGTGGGCGATCTTCCGCGACGCCTTCCACTACATCGCCTTCCACCTCGACTCCATCGCCGACAACGCGCGCGACGTCGACTTCGCGATGCGCTGGGGCTTCGGCTGGAGCGTCGGCCCGTTCGAGACCTGGCAGGCCGCCGGCTGGACCACCATCGCCCAGTGGGTGAAGGAAGACATCGAGGCCGGCAAGGCCCTGTGCAATGCGCCGCTGCCGAGCTGGGTCTTCGAGGCCCCGGTCGCCGAGAAGGGCGTGCACACCCCGGAAGGCTCGTGGTCCGCTTCGCGCAAGACCTATGTCCCGGCGTCCGACCTGCCGGTGTACAAGCGCCAGCAGTTCCGCGCCCCGGTGGTGGGCGCCACCACCGTCGATCCGAAGACCTTCGGCACCACCGTGTTCGAGGACGACTCGGTGCGCCTGTGGCACTCGGATGACGAAGTGCTGGTCATCTCGCTCAAGACCAAGATGCACGTCATCGGCGAAGGCGTGGTGAAGGGCATCCAGCGCGGCCTGGCGGAAGCCGAAAAAGGCTACAAGGGCCTGGTGATCTGGAACACCGACGCGGCCGAAGGCGGCGCCTTCTCGGCCGGCGCCGACCTGCAGTCGGCCCTGCCGGCCTTCATGATGGGCGGCGCCAAGGCCATGGAACCGATGGTGCGCGAGCTCCAGGACACCTTCATGGCCATGAAGTACTCGAACATCCCGGTGGTGGCGGCGGTCGCCGGCCTGGCCCTGGGCGGCGGCTGCGAGCTGGCGCTGCACGCGTCCAAGCGCGTGGCCTCGATCGAGTCCTACATCGGCCTGGTCGAAGTCGGCGTCGGCCTGGTGCCGGCCGGCGGCGGCCTGAAGGAAGCGGCGCTGCGTGCCGCCAATGAAGCCAAGGGCAACGACATCCTGCAATTCCTGAAGACCGGCTTCACCAACGCGGCCACCGCGCAGGTGTCGAAGTCGGCCCTGGAAGCCAAGGCCATGGGCTACCTGAAGGACGACGACGTCATCGTCTTCAACCCGTATGAACTGCTGCACGTGGCCAAGACCACCGCGCGCGCCATGTTCGACGCCGGCTACCGCGCTCCGGCGCGCCGCACCGTGCCGGTCACCGGCCGCTACGGCTGGGCGACCATCCGCGGCCAGCTGGTCAATATGCGCGACGGCGGCTTCATCTCGGCCTACGACTACCACCTGGGCGACACCATCGCCGAGATCGTGACCGGCGGCGACATCGACCAGGGCAGCGTGGTGACCGAGCAGTGGCTGCTCGACATGGAACGCAAGGCCTTCATCTCGCTGCTGAGCAATCCGAAGACCCAGGAACGCATCATGGGCATGATGCAGAACGGTAAGCCGGTGCGTAATTAA
- a CDS encoding acyl-CoA dehydrogenase C-terminal domain-containing protein, producing the protein MGQYVAPIRDMQFVLHEFLNVTDEFKNLPAYQEIDADIINQVLEEGAKFTQEVLFPLNHSGDREGCHYDAASKSVTTPKGFKEAYKQYVEGGWAALACDPEYGGQGLPVTLNNSFYEMLNSSNQAWTMYPGLSHGAYECLKEHGTEDQKKFYLPKLVSGEWTGTMCLTEAHCGTDLGLLRTKAEPQADGTYSITGSKIFISAGEHDMSENIVHLVLARLPDAPEGSKGISLFLVPKFLPNPDGSIGARNGITCGAIEEKMGIHGNATCQMNLDGAIGTLIGQPHKGLQAMFVFMNAARLGVGMQSLGLTEVAYQNALVYAKERIQMRSLSGPKAPDKPADPIIVHPDVRRMLLTAKAYAEGARALTSYVALQIDRELNHPDEEVRKEAAGEVALLTPIVKAFITDNGWIATSEAMQVYGGHGYISEWGMEQYVRDARINMIYEGTNTVQSLDLLGRKILMDNGAKLRAFGEKIKSFVEENGLDESLSEFVTPLGELGEKVTKLTMEIGMKAFQNQDEVGAAAVPYLRVVGHLVFSYFFAQMAKIALAKKDSGDKFYEAKLHTARFYFARLYPETAMLIRQARSGSANLLALDADLF; encoded by the coding sequence ATGGGTCAGTACGTCGCGCCAATTCGGGATATGCAGTTCGTTCTGCACGAATTCCTCAACGTCACCGACGAATTCAAGAACCTTCCCGCTTACCAGGAGATCGATGCCGACATCATCAACCAGGTGCTGGAAGAAGGCGCGAAATTCACGCAGGAAGTCCTGTTCCCGCTGAACCACTCCGGCGACCGCGAAGGCTGCCACTACGACGCGGCCAGCAAGAGCGTCACCACGCCGAAGGGCTTCAAGGAAGCGTACAAGCAGTACGTGGAAGGCGGCTGGGCGGCGCTGGCCTGCGACCCTGAATACGGCGGCCAGGGCCTGCCGGTCACCCTGAACAACTCCTTCTACGAGATGCTGAACTCGTCGAACCAGGCCTGGACCATGTACCCCGGCCTGTCGCACGGCGCCTACGAGTGCCTGAAGGAGCACGGCACCGAAGACCAGAAGAAGTTCTACCTGCCCAAGCTGGTCTCGGGCGAGTGGACCGGCACCATGTGCCTGACCGAAGCCCACTGCGGCACCGACCTGGGCCTGCTGCGCACCAAGGCCGAACCGCAGGCCGACGGCACCTACAGCATCACCGGCTCCAAGATCTTCATCTCGGCCGGCGAGCACGACATGTCGGAAAACATCGTCCACCTGGTGCTGGCCCGCCTGCCGGACGCGCCGGAAGGCTCGAAAGGCATCTCGCTGTTCCTGGTGCCGAAGTTCCTGCCGAACCCGGACGGCTCGATCGGCGCGCGCAACGGCATCACCTGCGGCGCGATCGAAGAGAAGATGGGCATCCACGGCAACGCCACCTGCCAGATGAACCTGGACGGCGCGATCGGCACCCTGATCGGCCAGCCGCACAAGGGCCTGCAGGCGATGTTCGTGTTCATGAACGCCGCCCGTCTGGGCGTGGGCATGCAGTCGCTGGGCCTGACCGAAGTGGCCTACCAGAACGCGCTGGTGTACGCCAAGGAACGCATCCAGATGCGCAGCCTGTCGGGCCCGAAGGCCCCGGACAAGCCGGCCGACCCGATCATCGTGCACCCGGACGTGCGCCGCATGCTGCTGACCGCCAAGGCCTACGCCGAAGGCGCGCGCGCCCTGACTTCCTACGTGGCGCTGCAGATCGACCGCGAACTGAACCACCCGGACGAGGAAGTGCGCAAGGAAGCCGCCGGCGAAGTCGCGCTGCTGACCCCGATCGTCAAGGCCTTCATCACCGACAACGGCTGGATCGCCACCTCGGAAGCCATGCAGGTCTACGGCGGCCACGGCTACATCAGCGAGTGGGGCATGGAGCAGTACGTGCGCGACGCCCGCATCAACATGATCTACGAAGGCACCAACACCGTGCAGTCGCTGGACCTGCTGGGCCGTAAGATCCTGATGGACAACGGCGCCAAGCTGCGCGCCTTCGGCGAGAAGATCAAGTCCTTCGTGGAAGAGAACGGCCTGGACGAATCGCTGTCCGAGTTCGTGACCCCGCTGGGCGAGCTGGGCGAGAAGGTCACCAAGCTGACCATGGAAATCGGCATGAAGGCCTTCCAGAACCAGGACGAAGTGGGCGCGGCCGCCGTGCCTTACCTGCGCGTCGTGGGCCACCTGGTGTTCAGCTACTTCTTCGCCCAGATGGCGAAGATCGCGCTGGCCAAGAAGGATTCGGGCGACAAGTTCTACGAAGCGAAGCTGCACACCGCGCGCTTCTACTTCGCCCGCCTGTACCCGGAAACGGCGATGCTGATCCGCCAGGCCCGTTCGGGTTCGGCGAATCTGCTGGCGCTGGATGCGGATCTGTTCTAA